In the Alphaproteobacteria bacterium genome, one interval contains:
- a CDS encoding MarR family transcriptional regulator, which produces MEPEDFERSFGFLVGDVGRLLRKRFDRKARHLGLTRAQWRVLAQLLRRDGLSQSALAELLDVEPITLTRHVERLEQEGWIERRGDPRDRRLKRVYLAARTAPVVEEMLAIGLATREEALAGLDEAQREALVDSLTAIKANLAANGNRRAEHD; this is translated from the coding sequence ATGGAGCCTGAGGATTTCGAACGCAGCTTCGGCTTTCTCGTTGGCGACGTCGGCCGCCTGTTGCGCAAGCGCTTCGATCGCAAGGCTCGCCATCTGGGGCTGACGCGGGCCCAGTGGCGGGTGCTGGCGCAGCTTTTGCGCCGCGACGGGCTGAGCCAAAGCGCGCTGGCCGAATTGCTCGACGTCGAGCCCATAACCCTGACGCGTCATGTCGAGCGACTGGAGCAGGAGGGCTGGATCGAGCGCCGCGGCGATCCCCGCGACCGCCGCTTGAAAAGGGTATATCTGGCGGCCCGCACCGCCCCCGTGGTCGAGGAGATGCTGGCCATCGGCCTGGCCACGCGGGAGGAGGCGCTGGCCGGGCTGGACGAGGCCCAGCGCGAGGCCCTGGTCGATTCGCTGACCGCCATCAAGGCCAACCTGGCGGCCAACGGCAACCGCAGGGCAGAGCATGACTGA
- the mfd gene encoding transcription-repair coupling factor, whose amino-acid sequence MLAELVREARQASGQGLLHIARDEARMAALAESLAFFAPELELVSLPAWDCLPYDRVSPNAEVASRRMDTLCRLAEGAAPDLVLTTVNAAGQRLPTGDTVRAATFSAGVGDDIDSQALLAYLARNGYGRTGTVREPGEFAVRGGIIDIFPPGRAEPLRLDLFGDTLDGVRLFDPLSQLTSDRIQEFRLEPVSEVQLDTASIARYRAGYGARFGAAVGENDPLYQAVTAGRRQLGMEHWLPLFHEHLETLFDYLPGAPVSLDHLADEARLSRLETIADYYQARQAARAGGEEGVVYRPLEPEALYLGEAEWQTLLAGRPVLTLAPFDEPDGLRVFTAGGRRGRDFAPERQRQEANLFDALAAHIAAQQAAGRRVMMACFSDGSRQRLAGLLADHGIAGGQAVDDWAGCLALPADVLGLAVLGLEHGFESAELCIIGEQDVLGDRLARPPKRSRRAENFITEAASLTPGDFVVHVDHGIGRFEGLSAVEVSGAPHDCLLLIYEGGDRLFIPVVNIEVISRYGSESAEVALDRLGGSAWQARKARAKKRIRDIADQLIAIAAARQLRQVEAIEPPAGLYEEFCARFPYHETEDQRTSIADVLADLASGRPMDRLVCGDVGFGKTEVALRAAFISVMNGRQVAIVAPTTLLVRQHYQTIRERFKGWPVEVGRLSRMVKGKEASATREGLEAGRIEIVVGTHALLGKNIKFKDLGLVVVDEEQHFGVTHKERLKELRSNVHVLTLSATPIPRTLHLALSGVRELSLIASPPVDRLAIRTFTLPFDAVVVREAIMREHYRGGQTFYICPRISDIDEVLGFLKRQIPEVSVAVAHGRQKASDLDRVMNGFYEGAFDVLVATNIVESGLDIPTANTMIVHRADMFGLSQLYQLRGRIGRSKLRAYAYLTLPARRLPTPAAEKRLAVMQALDGLGAGFSLASHDLDIRGAGNVLGQEQSGHIREVGFELYQEMLEEAVAAARHDGGDGEGEEERWSPQINIGTSELIPEAYVADLDVRLGLYRRLSRLEERAEIDAFAAELIDRFGNLPEEVEHLLRIVAIKQLCRAAGVEKLEAGPRGATLNFRANEFANPAGLVAFIEDQVGTVKLRPDHKLVYMRSWPAADERLTGAQRLLVQLAEIAQE is encoded by the coding sequence GTGCTGGCGGAACTGGTCCGGGAGGCTCGCCAGGCTTCCGGCCAGGGTCTGCTCCACATTGCCCGCGATGAGGCCCGCATGGCGGCCTTGGCCGAATCCCTGGCCTTTTTCGCGCCCGAGCTCGAGCTCGTTTCGCTGCCGGCCTGGGACTGCCTGCCCTACGACCGCGTATCGCCCAACGCCGAGGTGGCAAGCCGGCGCATGGACACGCTTTGCCGTCTGGCCGAGGGCGCGGCGCCGGACCTGGTGCTGACCACGGTCAATGCCGCCGGTCAGCGCCTGCCGACCGGCGACACGGTGCGCGCCGCCACCTTCAGTGCCGGTGTCGGCGACGACATCGACAGCCAGGCGCTGCTGGCCTACCTGGCGCGGAACGGCTACGGCCGCACCGGCACGGTGCGCGAGCCGGGCGAGTTTGCCGTGCGCGGCGGCATCATCGATATCTTTCCGCCGGGCCGGGCCGAGCCGCTCAGGCTCGATCTTTTCGGTGACACCCTTGACGGCGTGCGGCTGTTTGATCCCTTGAGCCAGTTGACCAGTGACCGCATCCAGGAGTTTCGTCTGGAGCCGGTCTCCGAGGTGCAGCTCGATACCGCCTCCATCGCCCGCTACCGGGCCGGCTACGGCGCCCGCTTCGGGGCCGCGGTGGGCGAGAATGATCCCCTCTACCAGGCCGTCACGGCGGGCCGGCGCCAGCTCGGCATGGAGCACTGGCTGCCACTCTTTCATGAGCACCTGGAGACGCTCTTCGACTATCTGCCGGGGGCGCCGGTCAGCCTCGACCATTTGGCCGACGAGGCGCGCCTGAGCCGCCTCGAGACCATCGCTGATTACTACCAGGCGCGCCAGGCGGCCCGGGCCGGGGGCGAGGAGGGCGTCGTCTACCGGCCGCTGGAGCCCGAAGCGCTCTATTTGGGTGAGGCCGAGTGGCAGACCCTGCTGGCCGGGCGCCCGGTGTTGACGCTGGCGCCTTTCGACGAGCCCGACGGGCTCCGGGTGTTTACCGCCGGCGGCCGTCGCGGCCGCGATTTCGCCCCCGAGCGCCAGCGCCAGGAGGCCAATCTTTTCGATGCCTTGGCGGCCCATATCGCGGCCCAGCAGGCGGCCGGCCGGCGCGTCATGATGGCCTGCTTCAGCGATGGCTCGCGCCAGCGCCTGGCCGGCCTCTTGGCCGACCACGGCATCGCCGGCGGCCAGGCGGTCGACGACTGGGCCGGCTGCCTGGCCCTGCCGGCTGACGTGCTGGGCCTGGCGGTGCTGGGGCTGGAACACGGTTTCGAGAGTGCCGAGCTTTGCATCATCGGCGAGCAGGACGTGCTCGGCGACCGCCTGGCCAGGCCGCCCAAGCGCAGCCGGCGGGCCGAGAACTTCATCACCGAGGCGGCCAGCCTGACGCCCGGCGACTTTGTCGTCCACGTCGACCACGGCATCGGCCGCTTCGAGGGTCTGAGCGCCGTCGAGGTTTCCGGCGCGCCCCACGATTGCCTGCTGTTGATCTACGAGGGCGGCGACCGCCTGTTCATCCCGGTGGTCAATATCGAGGTTATCTCGCGCTACGGCTCCGAAAGTGCCGAGGTGGCGCTCGATCGCCTGGGCGGCAGCGCCTGGCAGGCGCGAAAAGCACGCGCCAAGAAGCGCATTCGCGACATCGCCGATCAGTTGATCGCCATCGCCGCTGCCCGGCAGCTCCGCCAGGTCGAGGCTATCGAGCCGCCGGCCGGGCTCTACGAGGAATTTTGCGCCCGCTTCCCCTACCACGAGACCGAGGACCAGCGAACCTCTATCGCCGACGTGCTGGCCGATCTCGCCTCGGGCCGGCCGATGGACCGGCTGGTCTGCGGCGACGTCGGCTTCGGCAAGACCGAGGTGGCCCTGAGGGCCGCCTTCATCAGCGTCATGAACGGCCGCCAGGTCGCCATCGTGGCGCCCACCACGCTGCTGGTGCGTCAGCACTACCAGACCATCCGCGAGCGTTTCAAAGGCTGGCCCGTCGAGGTTGGCCGGCTGTCGCGCATGGTCAAGGGAAAGGAAGCTTCGGCAACCCGGGAGGGCCTCGAGGCGGGCCGTATCGAGATCGTCGTCGGAACTCACGCCCTTTTAGGGAAAAACATCAAATTCAAAGACTTGGGCCTGGTCGTGGTGGATGAGGAGCAGCATTTCGGGGTCACCCACAAGGAGCGCCTGAAGGAGCTTCGCTCGAACGTCCACGTGCTGACGCTGAGCGCCACGCCGATCCCGCGGACGCTGCATCTGGCGCTTTCCGGGGTGCGTGAGCTCAGCCTCATCGCCTCGCCCCCGGTCGACCGCCTGGCCATCCGCACCTTCACGCTGCCCTTCGACGCCGTGGTGGTGCGCGAGGCCATCATGCGCGAGCACTACCGCGGCGGCCAGACCTTCTACATCTGCCCGCGCATCTCCGACATCGACGAGGTTCTGGGCTTTCTCAAGCGCCAGATCCCCGAGGTCAGCGTCGCCGTGGCCCATGGCCGCCAGAAGGCCAGCGACCTCGACCGCGTCATGAATGGCTTTTACGAAGGCGCTTTCGATGTCCTGGTGGCCACCAACATCGTCGAATCGGGCCTCGATATCCCCACCGCCAACACCATGATCGTGCATCGCGCTGACATGTTCGGCTTGTCCCAGCTCTACCAGCTGCGCGGCCGCATCGGGCGCTCGAAACTCAGGGCCTATGCCTATCTGACGCTGCCGGCGCGCCGTCTGCCGACGCCGGCGGCGGAGAAACGGCTGGCCGTCATGCAGGCGCTGGACGGTTTGGGTGCCGGCTTCAGCCTGGCCAGCCACGACCTCGACATTCGCGGTGCCGGCAACGTTTTGGGCCAGGAGCAGTCGGGCCACATCCGTGAGGTCGGCTTCGAGCTCTACCAGGAGATGCTGGAAGAGGCGGTGGCGGCGGCGCGCCATGACGGCGGTGACGGCGAGGGCGAAGAGGAGCGCTGGTCGCCGCAGATCAACATCGGCACTTCCGAGCTCATACCCGAGGCTTACGTGGCCGATCTCGATGTCCGGCTGGGGCTTTACCGGCGCCTCTCACGGCTCGAGGAAAGGGCCGAGATCGACGCCTTCGCGGCCGAGTTGATCGACCGTTTCGGCAACCTGCCAGAGGAGGTCGAGCACCTCTTGCGCATCGTTGCCATCAAGCAGCTCTGCCGCGCCGCCGGTGTCGAGAAGCTGGAGGCCGGCCCCCGCGGCGCCACGCTCAACTTCCGCGCCAACGAGTTTGCCAATCCGGCCGGCCTGGTGGCCTTCATCGAAGACCAGGTCGGCACGGTCAAACTGCGGCCCGACCACAAGCTGGTCTACATGCGCTCCTGGCCCGCCGCCGACGAGCGCTTGACCGGGGCCCAGCGCCTGCTGGTGCAACTGGCCGAGATCGCCCAGGAATAG
- a CDS encoding glucose 1-dehydrogenase: MTEPFALEGVTALVTGASSGLGRHFALTLARSGARVAVCARRTDRLAALVEEIEDFDGRAMAFALDVTDSASVHATVDAAETELGALGVVVNNAGVEVTKPIIEMTEEDYDRVLDTNTKGVFMMAQESAKRMIQHGHGGSIINVASVASFRPIKQLSTYCISKAAVAQMTKVMALEWARHGIRVNAIAPGYVETEMNREFFASEPGQKMIASFPRRRLGRPQDMDGMLLLMASAAGDFMTGSVVLVDDAMSLAL; the protein is encoded by the coding sequence GTGACGGAACCTTTTGCCCTCGAGGGCGTAACCGCCCTGGTGACCGGGGCATCCAGCGGCCTGGGCCGGCATTTCGCCCTGACGCTGGCACGCAGCGGCGCCCGCGTGGCGGTGTGCGCGCGGCGCACCGATCGGCTGGCCGCCCTGGTCGAGGAAATCGAGGACTTCGACGGCCGCGCCATGGCCTTTGCCCTCGACGTCACCGATTCAGCCAGCGTTCACGCCACCGTCGATGCCGCTGAGACCGAATTGGGGGCGCTGGGCGTGGTGGTCAACAACGCCGGCGTCGAGGTTACCAAGCCGATCATCGAGATGACCGAGGAGGATTACGACCGGGTGCTCGATACCAACACCAAGGGCGTCTTCATGATGGCCCAGGAGAGCGCCAAGCGCATGATCCAGCACGGCCACGGCGGCTCCATCATCAACGTCGCTTCGGTGGCTTCGTTCCGGCCCATCAAGCAACTTTCGACCTATTGCATCTCGAAAGCCGCGGTGGCCCAGATGACCAAGGTCATGGCCCTCGAGTGGGCCCGCCACGGCATTCGCGTCAACGCCATCGCGCCGGGCTACGTCGAGACAGAGATGAACAGAGAGTTTTTCGCCAGCGAACCCGGCCAGAAGATGATCGCAAGCTTTCCCCGCCGCCGCCTGGGCCGGCCCCAGGACATGGACGGCATGTTGCTGCTGATGGCCTCGGCGGCCGGCGATTTCATGACCGGCAGCGTGGTCCTGGTCGACGACGCCATGAGCCTGGCTCTCTAA
- a CDS encoding amidase family protein produces MNDLHYRSATELCAAIRAKQLSPVELMAAVLERLEESQSSLNAFITVTAETAQAAAARAEQALMEGAQLGPLHGLPFAVKDLTYTEGVRTTMGSYLFDDFIPSEDAVPVARLKAAGAILIGKTTTPEFGHKALTDAPLFGRTANPWDLSRTSGGSSGGSAAAVAAGIAPLALGTDGGGSVRIPAACCGIVGLKPTLGRVPHIHAPDAFGNNSYIGPMCRSVADTCLAFDIISGPDRRDPYALNVAPEIPRLESASGLRLAWLAQAGPALDPEVAGLGRESIDMLAAMGAQVSEIEEDFAALEADYLTLMRGSFAGRLGHHLPEDEQTESRLDRSLVNLIRQGQALSASDLVAAQNRRSEFFRHIQERFTDFDFILSPTLSAPALAVDQDPLGGLSIAGQAVAPGSIRAGWYPYTFPFNLSGHPAISIPCGFTATGLPVGLQIVGPWQADRQVLELAAMIETARPWSHHRPGNAIP; encoded by the coding sequence ATGAACGACCTGCATTATCGCTCCGCAACCGAGCTTTGTGCCGCCATCCGCGCCAAGCAACTCTCGCCCGTGGAACTGATGGCGGCGGTACTGGAGCGCCTCGAGGAAAGTCAATCCAGCCTCAACGCCTTCATCACGGTAACCGCCGAGACCGCCCAGGCCGCCGCCGCCCGGGCCGAACAGGCGCTGATGGAGGGGGCCCAACTGGGGCCGCTGCACGGCCTGCCCTTCGCCGTCAAGGACCTCACCTATACCGAGGGCGTGCGCACGACCATGGGCTCCTACCTGTTCGATGACTTCATACCCAGCGAGGACGCCGTGCCGGTGGCGCGGCTCAAAGCCGCCGGAGCCATCCTCATCGGCAAGACGACGACGCCCGAGTTTGGCCACAAGGCCCTGACCGATGCGCCGCTGTTCGGCCGCACCGCCAACCCCTGGGACTTGAGCCGCACCTCGGGCGGCTCCAGCGGCGGCTCGGCGGCCGCCGTGGCGGCCGGCATCGCGCCACTGGCGCTGGGCACCGACGGCGGCGGTTCGGTGCGTATTCCGGCGGCCTGTTGCGGCATCGTCGGGCTCAAGCCGACACTGGGCCGCGTGCCCCACATCCACGCCCCCGATGCCTTCGGCAACAATTCATATATCGGCCCCATGTGCCGCTCCGTAGCCGACACCTGCCTGGCTTTCGATATCATCAGCGGCCCTGACCGACGCGATCCCTACGCCCTTAACGTGGCCCCCGAAATTCCACGGCTGGAAAGCGCCTCCGGCCTGCGCCTGGCCTGGCTGGCCCAGGCCGGCCCGGCCCTCGACCCCGAGGTCGCCGGGCTCGGCCGCGAAAGCATCGACATGCTGGCCGCCATGGGTGCCCAAGTGAGCGAGATCGAAGAGGATTTCGCCGCCCTGGAGGCCGATTACCTGACCCTCATGCGGGGCAGCTTTGCCGGCCGCCTGGGCCACCACCTGCCAGAAGACGAACAAACGGAGAGCCGCCTGGACCGCTCGTTGGTCAATCTCATCCGCCAGGGCCAGGCCCTGAGCGCCAGCGACCTGGTCGCCGCCCAGAACCGGCGTAGCGAATTTTTCCGTCATATCCAGGAACGGTTCACGGATTTCGACTTTATTTTGTCGCCCACCCTCAGCGCCCCCGCCCTGGCTGTGGACCAGGATCCGCTGGGCGGCCTGAGCATCGCCGGCCAGGCCGTGGCGCCGGGCAGCATCCGCGCCGGCTGGTATCCTTATACCTTCCCCTTCAACCTCAGCGGCCATCCGGCCATCAGCATTCCCTGCGGTTTCACCGCCACCGGCCTGCCCGTGGGCTTGCAGATCGTCGGCCCCTGGCAAGCCGACCGCCAGGTCTTGGAACTGGCCGCGATGATCGAAACCGCCCGCCCCTGGAGCCATCATCGCCCCGGAAACGCGATTCCTTAG
- a CDS encoding alanine racemase, whose translation MTHAGHSYHCRGRAEIESVAEQERAGLVWAAECLAAAGFPCPVVSGGSTPTAVFAKHLDGVSEMRPGVYMFGDVMQQEIGSCGGADIAVTVLASVIGRRGQGGPLGSEQLLLDAGALALSKDRGADEFNPEAGFGWVFDLDNRLFQGLSVSDTHQEHGLARGPRLPDLEIGARVRLRPIHACLTAAMYQRYHVVEGDRQVVAVWERTGGW comes from the coding sequence TTGACCCATGCCGGCCACAGCTACCACTGCCGAGGCCGGGCCGAGATCGAAAGCGTGGCCGAGCAGGAACGCGCCGGCCTGGTTTGGGCCGCCGAGTGCCTGGCCGCGGCCGGCTTCCCCTGCCCGGTGGTCAGCGGCGGCTCGACCCCGACCGCGGTATTTGCCAAGCATCTCGATGGCGTCAGCGAGATGCGCCCCGGCGTCTATATGTTCGGCGACGTCATGCAACAAGAGATCGGCAGCTGCGGCGGCGCCGACATCGCCGTCACGGTGCTGGCCAGCGTGATCGGCCGCCGCGGCCAGGGCGGCCCGCTGGGAAGCGAACAGCTGCTGCTCGACGCCGGCGCCCTGGCGCTTTCGAAGGACCGGGGCGCCGACGAATTCAACCCCGAAGCCGGGTTTGGTTGGGTTTTCGACCTCGATAACCGGCTCTTCCAAGGCCTTTCCGTCAGCGACACCCACCAGGAGCACGGCCTGGCCCGCGGCCCGCGGCTGCCTGACCTGGAGATCGGCGCCCGGGTGCGCCTAAGGCCCATCCACGCCTGCCTGACGGCGGCCATGTACCAGCGCTATCACGTGGTCGAGGGCGACCGCCAGGTCGTCGCCGTCTGGGAGCGCACCGGCGGCTGGTAA
- a CDS encoding methylated-DNA--[protein]-cysteine S-methyltransferase: MENPSEDYRRIAAAIRFIAENRLEQPDLASVAAAVGLSKYHFQRLFVRWAGVSPKQFLAHLTVGHAKELLRQGESVLHAALDAGLSGPGRLHDLFLGSEAMTPGDYKRQGADLTIRHGLQPTPFGDALVVLTERGVCGFEFVDGSADQALAAARAEWPLGGFVADQDETAALVARLFTPDAAGPALLLRGSRFQTKVWSALLHHEPGQAVSYGGLAGAIGAPGAARAVGQAVAHNPLALLVPCHRVLKQNGAIEGYRWGDERKRALLAWEAVRSEQRQAA; the protein is encoded by the coding sequence ATGGAAAACCCCAGCGAGGATTACCGGCGCATCGCCGCCGCCATCCGCTTCATCGCCGAGAACCGCCTCGAGCAACCCGACTTGGCCAGCGTGGCGGCCGCCGTGGGCCTGAGCAAATATCATTTCCAGCGCCTTTTCGTGCGCTGGGCCGGCGTCAGTCCCAAGCAGTTCCTGGCCCACCTCACGGTGGGCCACGCCAAGGAGCTTTTGCGCCAGGGCGAGAGCGTGCTGCACGCCGCCCTCGATGCCGGCCTCTCGGGCCCCGGCCGGCTGCATGATCTTTTCCTCGGCAGCGAGGCCATGACACCCGGCGACTACAAGCGCCAAGGCGCCGACCTGACGATCCGCCACGGCCTGCAGCCGACGCCCTTTGGCGATGCCCTGGTGGTGCTCACCGAGCGCGGCGTCTGCGGCTTCGAATTCGTCGACGGCAGCGCCGACCAGGCCCTGGCCGCGGCCCGGGCGGAATGGCCGCTCGGCGGCTTCGTCGCCGATCAAGACGAGACGGCTGCCCTGGTCGCCCGGTTGTTCACGCCCGATGCGGCGGGGCCGGCGCTGCTGCTGCGCGGCAGCCGCTTTCAGACCAAGGTCTGGAGCGCTCTGTTGCACCACGAGCCCGGGCAGGCCGTGAGCTATGGCGGCCTGGCCGGCGCCATCGGCGCCCCCGGGGCGGCCCGGGCCGTGGGCCAGGCGGTGGCCCACAATCCCTTGGCCCTGCTGGTGCCTTGCCATCGCGTACTCAAGCAAAACGGTGCCATCGAAGGCTATCGCTGGGGCGATGAGCGCAAGCGCGCGCTGCTGGCCTGGGAAGCGGTTCGCAGCGAGCAGCGCCAGGCGGCCTAG
- a CDS encoding polysaccharide deacetylase: MAGSSPGGGVMLAGVKKEKTMPLPPRGFPVMLSFDLDAETMWTARDAQNAERPIVMSQGAYGWKTGTPRVLDLLDRYAIKSTFFVPGLVIQERQALAEEILERGHEIAHHSWSHRWIVNLSEAEEREEMAKGCDIIERLTGRPPAGYRSPAAEFSPLTMGLLQEFGFSYSSNYFDCDRPYLHVVNGIETDLVEFPFAWVLDDAPFFQYAISLPGRTMQAPEAVFQAWKAEFDMIYAENGAFSLAMHPQIIGRPSRLKVLEALIEHISAQPNVWFARCDEVAEAVRPLLRNET, from the coding sequence ATGGCTGGCAGCAGCCCCGGCGGCGGCGTTATGCTCGCTGGCGTCAAAAAGGAGAAAACCATGCCGCTGCCGCCGCGGGGCTTCCCGGTCATGCTCAGTTTCGATCTCGACGCCGAAACCATGTGGACGGCCCGCGACGCCCAAAACGCCGAACGGCCCATCGTCATGTCGCAGGGCGCTTATGGCTGGAAAACGGGCACCCCCCGGGTGCTCGACCTCTTGGATCGCTATGCCATCAAATCGACCTTTTTCGTCCCCGGCCTGGTCATCCAGGAGCGCCAGGCACTGGCCGAGGAGATCCTCGAACGCGGCCACGAGATCGCCCACCACAGTTGGTCGCACCGCTGGATCGTCAACCTGTCTGAGGCCGAGGAACGTGAGGAGATGGCCAAGGGCTGCGACATCATCGAGCGCCTGACGGGCCGGCCGCCGGCCGGCTACCGCTCGCCGGCCGCCGAATTCAGTCCCCTTACCATGGGCCTCCTGCAGGAATTCGGATTTTCCTATTCGTCGAATTATTTCGACTGCGACCGACCCTATCTGCACGTCGTCAACGGCATTGAGACCGATCTGGTCGAGTTCCCCTTCGCCTGGGTGCTCGACGACGCGCCTTTCTTTCAGTACGCCATCTCGCTGCCCGGCCGCACCATGCAGGCACCCGAGGCCGTTTTTCAGGCCTGGAAGGCGGAATTTGACATGATTTACGCCGAAAACGGCGCTTTTAGCCTGGCCATGCACCCGCAGATCATCGGCCGGCCTTCACGGCTCAAGGTTCTCGAAGCCTTGATCGAACACATTTCCGCTCAGCCTAACGTGTGGTTCGCGCGCTGCGACGAGGTGGCCGAGGCGGTGCGGCCCCTATTGCGGAACGAAACATGA
- a CDS encoding diguanylate cyclase → MPSYSARVLVYDADLEHPFDLPAKLEQHDYFCIQVENEADAVEAVVKAHPDVVIVNTLPAESSWSALSDAVHTTWRNRQAPVILIGESAGIEKKVASFRSKVADYLPANFHDQQLFARLQALLRINTMHEELLRRIFTVEKYGIKDIEAVSPEVEVEDARVVLLGRDAAELDELQEALGSQRVVARLDDPFATMAALTEKGVDGLIVASQGEDQDFFGFCSDVRHNSRLFNLPILVIVDEGVFEADEMQLARGATEPIQRPILADDLKTRLELLIIQQRYRFAVRKVFMQSLRPVTSDGLTGLYSHGFLHEHLASQIADAEEWQKHLAVGFFDIDLFADINAEFGYVAGDLLLRQIGTMISGLLRAEDLSARYAGGSFVVVLPETPLQVAEIALQRIAAVVRFTELAIAAAEEPITVALSLGVTAFEAGDDAESLIARAREGMR, encoded by the coding sequence ATGCCCAGCTATTCGGCCCGGGTCCTGGTCTACGATGCCGATCTGGAACACCCCTTCGATCTTCCCGCAAAACTCGAACAGCACGACTATTTCTGCATTCAGGTGGAGAACGAAGCCGATGCCGTCGAGGCCGTCGTCAAGGCCCACCCCGACGTCGTCATCGTCAACACGCTGCCCGCCGAGAGTTCCTGGAGCGCGCTTTCCGATGCTGTCCACACGACCTGGCGCAACCGCCAGGCGCCGGTGATCTTGATCGGCGAGAGCGCCGGTATCGAAAAAAAGGTGGCAAGCTTCCGCAGCAAAGTAGCCGACTATTTGCCGGCCAATTTCCACGATCAGCAGCTCTTCGCCCGTCTCCAGGCCCTGTTGCGCATCAACACCATGCACGAGGAACTGCTCAGGCGCATCTTCACGGTGGAAAAATACGGCATCAAGGACATCGAGGCGGTATCGCCCGAAGTCGAGGTCGAGGACGCCCGCGTGGTACTGCTGGGCCGCGACGCGGCCGAACTCGACGAACTGCAGGAGGCGCTGGGCAGCCAGCGCGTGGTAGCCCGCCTCGACGACCCCTTCGCCACCATGGCGGCCCTGACCGAGAAGGGCGTCGACGGCCTGATCGTGGCATCCCAGGGCGAGGACCAGGATTTTTTCGGCTTCTGCTCCGATGTGCGCCACAATTCCCGTCTCTTTAACCTGCCCATTCTGGTGATCGTCGACGAGGGCGTCTTCGAGGCCGACGAGATGCAATTGGCGCGCGGCGCCACCGAACCAATCCAGCGGCCCATCCTGGCCGACGATCTCAAGACCCGGCTGGAATTGCTGATCATCCAGCAGCGCTACCGCTTCGCCGTGCGCAAGGTCTTCATGCAGTCCCTGCGCCCGGTCACCAGCGACGGCCTGACCGGCCTCTACAGCCACGGTTTCCTGCACGAGCACCTGGCCAGCCAGATCGCCGACGCCGAGGAATGGCAAAAGCACCTAGCCGTGGGTTTCTTCGACATCGACCTGTTTGCCGACATCAACGCCGAATTCGGCTACGTGGCCGGCGATTTGCTGCTGCGCCAGATCGGCACGATGATCTCGGGCCTGTTGCGGGCCGAGGACCTGTCGGCGCGGTACGCCGGCGGCTCCTTCGTGGTGGTGCTGCCGGAAACCCCCTTGCAGGTGGCCGAGATTGCGCTCCAGCGCATCGCCGCGGTGGTGCGCTTTACCGAATTGGCCATCGCCGCAGCCGAAGAACCGATCACTGTCGCGCTGTCGCTGGGTGTCACCGCCTTCGAGGCCGGCGACGATGCCGAAAGCCTGATCGCCCGCGCCCGCGAAGGCATGCGCTAG
- a CDS encoding DsbA family oxidoreductase, which translates to MELQIDVVSDTVCPWCLIGKRRFERALAGLPPGLDVKAVLNWRPFQLNPDMPPGGLDRKDYVEGKFGGPEQAQAVFENIRQAGLGEGLDFAFDAIQRTPNTTDSHRLIRWAGSAGCQDAVVEDLFARYFLAGADIGDHAVLTDIAESAGMDAKLVAELLERGDDRDLVAREDATAREMGVNAVPCFIVAQRYVVFGAQEPETFLQLFDLMARENAEAAASEPATV; encoded by the coding sequence ATGGAACTGCAGATCGATGTCGTCTCCGATACCGTCTGTCCCTGGTGCCTGATCGGCAAGCGGCGCTTCGAACGCGCCCTGGCGGGCCTGCCCCCAGGGCTCGACGTCAAGGCCGTGCTCAATTGGCGGCCCTTTCAGCTCAACCCCGACATGCCCCCGGGCGGTCTCGATCGCAAGGACTACGTGGAAGGCAAATTCGGCGGCCCCGAGCAGGCCCAGGCGGTATTCGAAAACATCCGCCAGGCCGGCCTGGGCGAGGGCCTCGACTTCGCCTTCGATGCCATCCAGCGCACCCCCAACACCACCGACAGTCACCGCCTGATCCGCTGGGCCGGTTCGGCCGGCTGTCAGGATGCCGTGGTCGAGGATCTGTTCGCCCGCTACTTCCTGGCCGGCGCCGACATCGGCGATCACGCCGTGCTCACCGACATCGCCGAGAGCGCTGGCATGGATGCCAAGCTGGTGGCCGAGTTGCTCGAGCGCGGTGACGATCGCGACCTGGTGGCCCGCGAGGACGCCACGGCCCGAGAGATGGGGGTCAACGCCGTGCCCTGCTTCATCGTGGCCCAGCGCTACGTGGTGTTCGGCGCCCAGGAGCCGGAAACTTTCCTGCAACTTTTCGACCTGATGGCCCGCGAGAACGCCGAGGCGGCGGCGAGCGAACCGGCCACCGTCTAG